From Streptomyces sp. TLI_105, the proteins below share one genomic window:
- a CDS encoding VOC family protein has product MVPVSGPTTGMGAPCWLHLSVRDLEAAKRFYGAVLGWTFRRGALGDDVHVVGERDGVPVAGIAAVAAEPGVPVAWTVFFSVDDADAAVARIRERGGTVGVGPLAYPLRGRAAIATDLEGAAFGVWEGRLVSRWHVGERRAPAWVELHTRDAFDAAVFYGGVLRWADGSPGSCEVSYEHERVVLRRDGEAVARLDSGPVESASPRPQSRPRWLVRFRVRDLAAAREAVVAHGGAVVPGSEWADVRSSEDEEEERRVTVRDPDGALFTLEEEEEGEAGTV; this is encoded by the coding sequence GTGGTGCCGGTGTCGGGGCCGACGACCGGGATGGGAGCACCGTGCTGGCTGCATCTGTCCGTACGTGATCTGGAGGCGGCGAAGCGCTTCTACGGGGCGGTGCTCGGGTGGACGTTCCGTCGGGGCGCGCTCGGCGACGACGTGCACGTGGTGGGTGAGCGGGACGGGGTGCCGGTGGCCGGGATCGCGGCGGTGGCCGCCGAGCCGGGGGTGCCGGTGGCCTGGACGGTGTTCTTCTCCGTCGACGACGCCGACGCGGCGGTGGCGCGGATCCGGGAGCGCGGCGGCACGGTCGGTGTGGGGCCGCTGGCGTACCCGCTGCGGGGCCGTGCGGCGATCGCGACGGATCTGGAGGGTGCGGCGTTCGGCGTGTGGGAGGGGCGGCTGGTCTCGCGCTGGCACGTCGGCGAGCGGCGGGCACCGGCCTGGGTGGAGCTGCACACCCGCGACGCGTTCGACGCGGCCGTGTTCTACGGCGGGGTGCTCCGCTGGGCGGACGGGAGCCCCGGCTCCTGCGAGGTGTCGTACGAGCACGAGCGGGTGGTGCTGCGGCGGGACGGCGAGGCCGTCGCCCGGCTCGACAGCGGCCCGGTCGAATCCGCCTCGCCCCGGCCGCAGTCGAGGCCGCGCTGGCTGGTCCGGTTCCGGGTGCGCGATCTGGCGGCGGCCCGGGAGGCGGTCGTGGCGCACGGCGGGGCGGTGGTGCCGGGGAGCGAGTGGGCCGACGTGCGGTCGTCGGAGGACGAGGAGGAGGAGCGCCGGGTGACGGTCCGGGACCCGGACGGGGCGTTGTTCACGCTGGAGGAGGAAGAGGAGGGGGAAGCCGGGACCGTGTGA
- a CDS encoding SMP-30/gluconolactonase/LRE family protein: MSGECPELYEMFDERFLTGRCMYGDDALEVLHTGCRWAEGPIYLPAWRQLIWSDIPNDRMLRWDEETGAVGVFRRTAGHTNGNTLDRQGRLISCEQGNRRVTRTEHDGTVTVLADRWQGKRLNSPNDAAVKSDGSIWFSDPDFGITSDYEGYRAESEIGSNNVYRIDPDSGEVRLVSDEFAAPNGLVFSHDERQLFVSDTRAGLIRVFDVREDGTLSDGKVFADASAREKARFDNLRFDADGRLWAAAMSDGVHCYDPDGTLIGRLNVPEAVANISWGGAKRNRLFIAAETSLYSVVMSATGTHPTGPGRRPWVGTAA; encoded by the coding sequence ATGAGCGGCGAGTGCCCCGAGTTGTACGAGATGTTCGACGAGCGGTTCCTGACGGGACGGTGCATGTACGGGGACGATGCGCTGGAGGTCCTCCACACGGGCTGCCGCTGGGCCGAGGGGCCGATCTATCTGCCCGCCTGGCGGCAGCTGATCTGGAGCGACATCCCGAACGACCGGATGCTGCGCTGGGACGAGGAGACGGGCGCCGTCGGCGTCTTCCGCCGCACCGCCGGGCACACCAACGGCAACACCCTGGACCGTCAGGGCCGGCTGATCTCCTGCGAGCAGGGCAACCGCCGCGTGACGCGCACCGAACACGACGGCACCGTCACCGTGCTCGCGGACCGGTGGCAGGGCAAGCGTCTGAACAGTCCGAACGACGCGGCGGTGAAGTCCGACGGCTCGATCTGGTTCTCCGATCCGGACTTCGGCATCACCAGCGACTACGAGGGCTACCGCGCCGAGAGCGAGATCGGCTCGAACAACGTCTACCGCATCGATCCGGACAGCGGTGAAGTGCGCCTGGTCTCCGACGAGTTCGCCGCGCCGAACGGGCTGGTCTTCTCCCACGACGAGCGGCAGCTGTTCGTCTCCGACACGCGGGCGGGCCTCATCCGGGTCTTCGACGTGCGCGAGGACGGCACGCTCTCCGACGGCAAGGTCTTCGCCGACGCCTCGGCCCGTGAGAAGGCCCGCTTCGACAACCTCCGCTTCGACGCGGACGGCCGCCTCTGGGCCGCCGCGATGAGCGACGGCGTGCACTGCTACGACCCCGACGGCACCCTGATCGGACGGCTGAACGTCCCGGAGGCGGTCGCCAACATCTCCTGGGGCGGCGCCAAGCGCAACCGTCTCTTCATCGCCGCCGAGACCAGCCTGTACTCGGTCGTCATGAGCGCCACGGGCACCCACCCGACCGGCCCCGGCCGCCGCCCCTGGGTGGGGACGGCGGCCTGA
- a CDS encoding MFS transporter has product MDGSKPEARPGGVVGVLALAGIVAALMQTLVVPLIGDLPRLLGTTASDASWVITATLLAGAVATPVAGRLGDTLGKRRVLLVSVIPLVVGSVVCALASSVVPMIVGRGLQGLGMGVVPLGISLLRDLLPPERLGGSIALMSASMGVGGALGLPFSAAVAENASWRVLFWVAAGLSVLVGALIWRVVPAGRRAAAPGRFDLPGALGLGVGLVALLLAVSKGATWGWGSGTTLGLFAVAAVVLLAWGAWELRTADPLVDLRVTARPVVLMTNAASVLVGFAMYAQSLVVPQLFQLPEATGYGLGQSMMAMGLWMAPAGLMMMILAPLGAKLSAARGPKVTLSVGALVISAGYGSSLALMGSTWGLLTVTLICNTGVGLAYGAMPALIMGAVPQEETASANSFNTLMRSIGTSASAAVIGVVLAQMTTTLGGHVLPSEDGFRVAMLIGCGVGLVAAVVAALIPARLVAPAAGDAPGTGPGAGPRATSRAGAA; this is encoded by the coding sequence GTGGACGGCTCCAAGCCCGAGGCCCGCCCCGGCGGCGTCGTCGGCGTCCTCGCCCTGGCAGGCATCGTCGCCGCACTCATGCAGACCCTGGTGGTCCCCCTCATCGGCGACCTCCCCAGGCTGCTCGGCACCACCGCCTCCGACGCCTCCTGGGTGATCACCGCCACCCTCCTCGCCGGAGCCGTCGCCACCCCCGTGGCCGGCCGGCTCGGCGACACCCTCGGCAAGCGGCGCGTCCTGCTCGTCTCCGTGATCCCGCTCGTCGTCGGCTCGGTCGTCTGCGCGCTCGCCTCCTCCGTCGTCCCGATGATCGTCGGACGCGGACTCCAGGGCCTCGGCATGGGCGTCGTCCCGCTCGGCATCAGTCTGCTCCGCGACCTCCTGCCGCCCGAGAGGCTCGGCGGCTCCATCGCCCTGATGAGCGCCTCCATGGGCGTCGGCGGCGCCCTCGGCCTGCCCTTCTCCGCCGCCGTCGCCGAGAACGCCAGCTGGCGCGTGCTCTTCTGGGTCGCCGCCGGACTGAGCGTCCTGGTCGGCGCCCTGATCTGGCGCGTCGTCCCCGCCGGACGGCGCGCCGCCGCCCCCGGCCGCTTCGACCTGCCGGGCGCCCTCGGCCTCGGCGTCGGGCTCGTCGCCCTGCTGCTCGCCGTGTCCAAGGGCGCGACCTGGGGCTGGGGCAGCGGCACCACCCTCGGCCTGTTCGCCGTCGCGGCCGTCGTCCTGCTCGCCTGGGGCGCCTGGGAGCTGCGCACCGCCGACCCGCTCGTCGACCTGCGCGTCACCGCCCGCCCGGTCGTCCTGATGACCAACGCGGCCTCGGTCCTGGTCGGCTTCGCCATGTACGCCCAGTCGCTGGTCGTCCCCCAGCTGTTCCAGCTGCCGGAGGCGACCGGATACGGCCTCGGGCAGTCGATGATGGCCATGGGTCTCTGGATGGCCCCGGCGGGCCTGATGATGATGATCCTGGCGCCGCTGGGCGCCAAGCTCTCGGCCGCCCGCGGCCCCAAGGTCACGCTCTCGGTCGGCGCGCTCGTCATCTCCGCCGGGTACGGCTCCTCCCTCGCCCTGATGGGGTCCACCTGGGGCCTGCTCACCGTGACCCTCATCTGCAACACCGGCGTCGGACTCGCCTACGGGGCCATGCCGGCGCTCATCATGGGCGCGGTGCCGCAGGAGGAGACCGCCTCGGCCAACAGCTTCAACACGCTGATGCGCTCCATCGGCACCTCCGCCTCGGCAGCCGTCATCGGTGTCGTCCTCGCCCAGATGACCACCACCCTCGGCGGCCACGTGCTGCCCTCCGAGGACGGCTTCCGGGTCGCGATGCTGATCGGCTGCGGCGTCGGCCTCGTGGCGGCGGTCGTCGCCGCGCTGATCCCCGCCAGGCTCGTCGCGCCGGCCGCCGGAGACGCCCCCGGCACCGGACCGGGCGCCGGCCCGCGCGCGACCTCACGGGCCGGCGCCGCCTGA
- a CDS encoding MarR family winged helix-turn-helix transcriptional regulator, which produces MDKPTHLVEFESMLLGRHAHLYGPRSRAAGGHLDRSAYVLLTRIRMHGPMSIGQLSEAFGLDTSTLNRQTAAMLRAGVVERIPDPDGGIARKFRITEEGERRLDADRASNVEGLERVMEEWSPEDVARFAAYLERFNRDIERLEGRPWPRP; this is translated from the coding sequence ATGGACAAGCCCACCCACCTGGTCGAGTTCGAGAGCATGCTGCTCGGACGGCACGCCCACCTGTACGGGCCCCGCTCACGGGCGGCCGGCGGCCATCTCGACCGCAGCGCGTACGTCCTCCTCACCCGCATCCGGATGCACGGGCCGATGTCCATCGGGCAGCTCAGCGAGGCCTTCGGCCTCGACACCTCCACCCTCAACCGGCAGACCGCCGCGATGCTGCGCGCCGGGGTCGTGGAGCGCATCCCGGACCCGGACGGCGGCATCGCCCGCAAGTTCCGCATCACGGAGGAGGGCGAGCGCCGCCTGGACGCCGACCGGGCCTCGAACGTGGAGGGTCTGGAGAGGGTGATGGAGGAGTGGTCGCCCGAGGACGTGGCCCGCTTCGCCGCCTACCTCGAACGCTTCAACCGGGACATCGAGCGGCTCGAAGGACGCCCCTGGCCGCGCCCGTGA
- a CDS encoding YrdB family protein yields MKLPAPLRVLNEGLAFLLELAALAVLAWWGWESAENVALRLLLAVAAPAVAAVIWGLFAAPKARIRVPLAGVLAVKALVFGAAAVALQALDRPVWAVVFAVVALVNTALATADRRAAVRRGA; encoded by the coding sequence ATGAAGCTGCCCGCGCCCCTGCGCGTACTGAACGAAGGGCTGGCGTTCCTGCTCGAACTCGCCGCCCTGGCCGTACTGGCCTGGTGGGGGTGGGAGAGCGCGGAGAACGTGGCGCTCCGGCTGCTGCTCGCGGTCGCCGCGCCTGCCGTCGCGGCCGTGATCTGGGGCCTGTTCGCCGCCCCCAAGGCCCGGATACGGGTGCCGCTCGCGGGTGTTCTGGCCGTGAAGGCCCTGGTGTTCGGCGCGGCGGCGGTCGCGCTCCAGGCCCTCGACCGGCCGGTGTGGGCCGTCGTCTTCGCCGTCGTGGCGCTCGTCAACACCGCCCTGGCGACGGCGGACCGGCGGGCCGCGGTGCGGCGGGGCGCCTGA
- a CDS encoding carbohydrate binding domain-containing protein: MSRTRLPLPARPVAVLTVAAGLLGLLAAPPGDPSPRTAPVAATAENTATVFYWTKTKNWTAYHLHDAPDGGSWTTVPGVAMEPACTDWVKKTVSLGTAAGLQATFNNGNGTWDNNGGANYALGTGNTTVKDGVVAHSDPCADNTPAPAAKATVYYSTETLGWSTANIHHQPAGGAWTTVPGVGMQAACTGWWKREIDLGTAVSLKAAFNNGNGTWDNNGGSDYTIGTGVSTVRNRVVTANATDPCAATPPDTRAPTAPARVTATADGVSVLLTWDPSTDDRGVTKYQVTRTGGSGGTVVTDVGSTVFSDTNLAERTAYAYTVKAVDAAGNVSAASAAATATTGDEPATPATGKPLGTDPRKDPIYFVLTARFNDGDPSNDRGGSQHVKSGNAAGDDPMFRGDFKGLIQKLDYVKGLGFSAIWITPVVLNRSDYDYHGYHGWDFYKVDPRLESAGASYQDLIDAAHAKGMKIYQDVVYNHSSRWGAKGLFVPTVHGVRDSQWSWYYDEKQPDFEYDGLTIDAKSGKSYYNGDLWSTAEPAGNTCVNWGKPTGGKSAEGYTVYNCQWPSPTSGMFPKELYHQCWIGNWEGEDSRSCWLHEDLADFNTENATVQDYLIGAYDKYIDMGVDGFRVDTAVHIPRTTWNRRFLPAIQERVTQRHGAEAAKNFFVFGEVAAFVNDKWNRGSVNHSAQFYTWKERKEYDADDAKAALEMYDHEQQQGTGNQPTSTNAFLNGNAYHAPDHSRFSGMNVIDMRMHMNFGDAQNAFSNGKDSDDSYNDATYNVVYVDSHDYGPNKSSERYAGGTDAWAENMSLMWTFRGIPTLYYGSEIEFQKGKKIDCGPTCPLATTGRAYYGDHVAGSVTASDFSHVSSASGAVATTLQQPLVQHVQRLNQIRRAIPALQTGQYSTEGISGGMAFKRRYTSGSTDSFALVTVSGGATFSGVPNGTYTDAVTGDVRTVTNGSLSVAAPGKGNLRVYVLNGPGRIGASGPYLK; this comes from the coding sequence ATGAGCCGCACCCGCCTCCCGCTGCCGGCACGCCCGGTGGCCGTCCTGACCGTCGCCGCCGGCCTGCTCGGCCTGCTCGCCGCACCACCCGGCGATCCCTCACCACGGACCGCCCCGGTCGCGGCGACCGCCGAGAACACGGCCACCGTCTTCTACTGGACGAAGACGAAGAACTGGACCGCCTACCACCTGCATGACGCCCCCGACGGCGGCTCCTGGACCACGGTCCCCGGCGTCGCCATGGAGCCCGCCTGCACGGACTGGGTGAAGAAGACCGTCAGTCTCGGCACGGCCGCCGGTCTCCAGGCCACCTTCAACAACGGCAACGGCACCTGGGACAACAACGGCGGCGCGAACTACGCCCTGGGGACGGGGAACACCACCGTCAAGGACGGGGTCGTCGCCCACTCCGACCCCTGCGCGGACAACACGCCCGCCCCCGCCGCGAAGGCGACGGTCTACTACTCCACCGAGACGCTCGGCTGGTCCACCGCCAACATCCACCACCAGCCCGCGGGCGGCGCCTGGACCACCGTCCCCGGTGTCGGCATGCAGGCCGCCTGCACCGGCTGGTGGAAGCGGGAGATCGACCTCGGGACGGCCGTCTCCCTCAAGGCCGCGTTCAACAACGGCAACGGCACCTGGGACAACAACGGCGGCTCCGACTACACGATCGGCACGGGCGTCTCCACGGTCCGGAACCGGGTGGTGACGGCGAACGCGACCGACCCCTGCGCCGCCACCCCGCCCGACACCCGGGCCCCGACGGCCCCCGCCCGGGTGACCGCCACCGCCGACGGCGTCTCCGTGCTGCTCACCTGGGACCCCTCGACCGACGACCGGGGCGTCACGAAGTACCAGGTCACCCGGACCGGCGGCAGCGGCGGCACGGTCGTCACCGACGTCGGCTCCACGGTGTTCTCCGACACGAACCTGGCCGAACGGACCGCGTACGCCTACACGGTGAAGGCCGTGGACGCCGCCGGGAACGTCTCCGCCGCCTCGGCAGCCGCGACCGCCACCACCGGCGACGAGCCGGCCACGCCCGCGACCGGGAAGCCGCTCGGCACCGACCCGCGCAAGGACCCGATCTACTTCGTCCTCACCGCCCGCTTCAACGACGGCGACCCGTCGAACGACCGGGGCGGCAGCCAGCACGTCAAGTCGGGCAACGCGGCCGGCGACGACCCGATGTTCCGCGGCGACTTCAAGGGCCTGATCCAGAAGCTGGACTACGTGAAGGGCCTCGGGTTCTCGGCGATTTGGATCACGCCGGTGGTCCTCAACCGCTCGGACTACGACTACCACGGCTACCACGGGTGGGACTTCTACAAGGTCGACCCGCGCCTGGAGTCCGCCGGCGCCTCCTACCAGGACCTGATCGACGCGGCCCACGCCAAGGGCATGAAGATCTACCAGGACGTGGTCTACAACCACTCCTCACGCTGGGGCGCCAAGGGCCTCTTCGTCCCGACCGTCCACGGCGTGCGGGACAGCCAGTGGAGCTGGTACTACGACGAGAAGCAGCCCGACTTCGAGTACGACGGCCTGACCATCGACGCCAAGTCCGGCAAGTCGTACTACAACGGCGACCTGTGGTCGACGGCCGAGCCCGCCGGCAACACCTGCGTCAACTGGGGCAAGCCGACCGGCGGCAAGAGCGCCGAGGGCTACACGGTCTACAACTGCCAGTGGCCGAGCCCCACTTCGGGGATGTTCCCCAAGGAGCTCTACCACCAGTGCTGGATCGGCAACTGGGAGGGCGAGGACTCCCGCTCCTGCTGGCTGCACGAGGACCTGGCGGACTTCAATACCGAGAACGCGACCGTCCAGGACTACCTGATCGGCGCGTACGACAAGTACATCGACATGGGCGTCGACGGATTCCGCGTCGACACGGCCGTGCACATCCCGCGCACCACCTGGAACCGCCGCTTCCTGCCCGCCATCCAGGAGCGGGTCACCCAGCGGCACGGCGCCGAGGCGGCGAAGAACTTCTTCGTCTTCGGCGAGGTCGCCGCCTTCGTCAACGACAAGTGGAACCGCGGCTCGGTGAACCACTCGGCGCAGTTCTACACCTGGAAGGAGCGCAAGGAGTACGACGCCGACGACGCCAAGGCGGCGCTTGAGATGTACGACCACGAGCAGCAGCAGGGCACCGGCAACCAGCCCACCTCCACCAACGCCTTCCTGAACGGCAACGCCTACCACGCGCCCGACCACAGCCGCTTCTCCGGCATGAACGTCATCGACATGCGCATGCACATGAACTTCGGCGACGCGCAGAACGCCTTCTCCAACGGCAAGGACTCGGACGACAGTTACAACGACGCCACCTACAACGTCGTCTACGTCGACAGCCACGACTACGGACCGAACAAGTCCTCCGAGCGGTACGCGGGCGGCACCGACGCCTGGGCCGAGAACATGTCCCTGATGTGGACCTTCCGCGGCATCCCGACGCTCTACTACGGCTCGGAGATCGAGTTCCAGAAGGGCAAGAAGATCGACTGCGGGCCGACCTGCCCGCTGGCGACCACCGGCCGCGCCTACTACGGCGACCACGTCGCCGGCTCCGTCACGGCCTCCGACTTCTCCCACGTCTCCTCGGCCTCGGGAGCGGTCGCCACCACCCTCCAGCAGCCCCTGGTCCAGCACGTGCAGCGGCTCAACCAGATCCGGCGGGCGATCCCCGCGCTGCAGACGGGCCAGTACTCCACCGAGGGCATCTCGGGCGGCATGGCGTTCAAGCGCCGCTACACGAGCGGCTCGACGGACAGCTTCGCGCTCGTCACGGTCTCGGGCGGCGCCACCTTCTCCGGCGTCCCGAACGGCACCTACACCGACGCCGTGACCGGTGACGTCCGCACCGTCACGAACGGCAGCCTCTCGGTCGCCGCGCCCGGCAAGGGCAACCTGCGGGTGTACGTCCTGAACGGTCCCGGCAGGATCGGCGCCTCGGGTCCCTACCTGAAGTAG
- a CDS encoding TetR/AcrR family transcriptional regulator: MTPAKPTAEDPRAARTRARLRQALLDECAERLLAEVSIAALVRRAGVGRATFYLHYGDLEALAVDACADVVREAVDALHAWRGTPDPASPPPALLDFFAGLTPHAALYRALLRPGGGGPLGLVLHRDLRARSLAERALVGAPEPGLIASAVAATFAGVLADWLHGLVDGTSDHVAHQVWRLLIALHRTRLS; the protein is encoded by the coding sequence ATGACCCCGGCGAAGCCGACCGCGGAAGACCCCCGGGCCGCCAGGACCCGGGCGAGGCTGCGCCAGGCCCTCCTCGACGAGTGCGCGGAGCGCCTGCTGGCGGAAGTGAGCATCGCCGCGCTGGTCCGCAGGGCCGGAGTCGGCCGGGCCACGTTCTACCTCCACTACGGCGATCTGGAGGCGCTCGCCGTCGACGCCTGCGCCGACGTCGTACGCGAGGCGGTGGACGCCCTGCACGCCTGGCGGGGCACCCCCGACCCGGCGTCCCCGCCGCCCGCGCTCCTCGACTTCTTCGCCGGCCTGACCCCGCACGCCGCCCTGTACCGGGCCCTGCTGCGTCCGGGCGGCGGCGGACCGCTCGGCCTCGTGCTCCACCGGGACCTGCGCGCCCGCAGCCTCGCCGAACGGGCTCTGGTCGGCGCGCCGGAGCCCGGACTGATCGCCTCGGCCGTGGCCGCGACCTTCGCGGGGGTGCTCGCCGACTGGCTGCACGGCCTCGTCGACGGCACCTCGGACCACGTCGCCCACCAGGTCTGGCGGCTGCTCATCGCTCTGCACCGTACGCGCCTGTCGTAG
- a CDS encoding DUF1304 domain-containing protein has protein sequence METAANVLVGLVAALHAYILVLEMFLWEKKAGRGLSGFDADMARATAPLAANQGLYNGFLAAGLVWGLIAEDPTGYRVKIFFLGCVVVAGLYGAATANRRILFAQALPGALALGAVLLGR, from the coding sequence ATGGAGACGGCGGCGAACGTACTGGTGGGCCTGGTGGCCGCCCTGCACGCGTACATCCTCGTTCTGGAGATGTTCCTGTGGGAGAAGAAGGCGGGGCGGGGACTGTCCGGCTTCGACGCCGACATGGCCAGGGCCACCGCGCCGCTCGCCGCCAACCAGGGCCTCTACAACGGCTTCCTGGCCGCGGGACTCGTCTGGGGCCTGATCGCGGAGGACCCGACGGGATACCGGGTCAAGATCTTCTTCCTCGGCTGCGTGGTGGTCGCCGGACTGTACGGCGCCGCCACCGCGAACCGCCGCATCCTCTTCGCCCAGGCGCTGCCCGGCGCCCTGGCCCTCGGCGCGGTCCTCCTCGGCCGATGA
- a CDS encoding S8 family serine peptidase: MRLSALMLGTSLALGTTVGLAQAAPLNNEPLAARSAGPAAAPAIAAAPAAWAAGTRAYLVITTPGDTTAVRTAVASNGGSVFASYDAIGVIVAHSTSASFAATMRGVAGVQKVGATRTSDVPADAYNPALPANPTQAAAPTTEPVRSDMTQIKADQAWAVNPGSATVKVGILDTGVDDQHQDLAPNFNAADSVSCAYGKPDTRVGAWRDVDQHGTHVAGTVAAAKNGKGAIGVAPGVKISSVRIAEPGTTLFFAENTVCGLVWAGDHGFKVTNNSYYTDPWQFNCPNDLDQAAILEGVGRAQAYAEGKGSLQVAAAGNSNVDLANKTTDSSSPNDSTPVTRTLTNDCLDIPAELPGVVTVAANGTSGTSKASFSNYGRDVIEVSAPGESVYSTAPGGKYASLSGTSMASPHVAGVAALLASANPAYTPADIRAKLGEQATDLACPADARCTGTTAKNSFFGEGRVDALKAVGGSTPPAGPYFENLTDYAIADNSTVESPITVSGVTGNAPATLKVGVDIKHTYIGDLKVDLVAPDGTVYTLHNHTGSGTDNIAQTYTVNASAEVANGVWKLRVNDNASQDTGRIDAWNLTF, translated from the coding sequence ATGAGACTCTCGGCCCTCATGCTCGGCACCTCCCTGGCGCTCGGCACGACCGTCGGCCTCGCACAGGCCGCTCCGCTGAACAACGAGCCCCTCGCGGCCCGTTCGGCCGGCCCCGCCGCCGCTCCCGCGATCGCCGCGGCGCCCGCCGCCTGGGCCGCGGGCACCCGTGCCTACCTGGTCATCACGACCCCGGGCGACACCACCGCCGTCCGCACCGCCGTCGCGAGCAACGGCGGCTCGGTCTTCGCCTCGTACGACGCGATCGGCGTGATCGTCGCGCACTCGACCTCCGCCTCCTTCGCCGCCACCATGCGCGGCGTCGCCGGCGTCCAGAAGGTCGGCGCGACCCGAACCTCCGACGTCCCCGCCGACGCCTACAACCCGGCGCTCCCGGCCAACCCGACGCAGGCCGCGGCACCCACGACGGAGCCGGTCCGCTCGGACATGACCCAGATCAAGGCCGACCAGGCCTGGGCCGTCAACCCGGGCTCCGCCACGGTCAAGGTCGGCATCCTGGACACCGGCGTGGACGACCAGCACCAGGACCTGGCGCCGAACTTCAACGCCGCCGACTCGGTCTCCTGCGCCTACGGCAAGCCGGACACCCGCGTCGGCGCCTGGCGCGACGTCGACCAGCACGGCACCCACGTGGCCGGCACGGTCGCGGCCGCCAAGAACGGCAAGGGCGCCATCGGCGTCGCGCCGGGCGTGAAGATCTCCTCGGTGCGCATCGCCGAGCCCGGCACCACGCTGTTCTTCGCGGAGAACACCGTCTGCGGCCTCGTGTGGGCCGGTGACCACGGCTTCAAGGTCACCAACAACAGCTACTACACGGACCCGTGGCAGTTCAACTGCCCGAACGACCTCGACCAGGCGGCCATCCTGGAGGGCGTGGGCCGCGCCCAGGCGTACGCCGAGGGCAAGGGCTCCCTCCAGGTCGCGGCGGCCGGCAACTCCAACGTCGACCTGGCCAACAAGACCACCGACTCGTCGAGTCCGAACGACTCGACGCCGGTGACCCGGACCCTCACCAACGACTGCCTCGACATCCCGGCCGAGCTGCCGGGCGTGGTCACGGTCGCGGCGAACGGCACCAGCGGCACCTCCAAGGCGTCCTTCTCCAACTACGGCCGTGACGTCATCGAGGTCTCGGCCCCCGGCGAGTCCGTCTACAGCACCGCCCCCGGCGGCAAGTACGCCTCGCTGAGCGGCACCTCGATGGCCTCCCCGCACGTGGCGGGCGTGGCCGCGCTGCTGGCCAGCGCCAACCCGGCGTACACCCCGGCGGACATCCGGGCGAAGCTCGGCGAGCAGGCCACCGACCTGGCCTGCCCGGCGGACGCCCGGTGCACCGGCACCACGGCGAAGAACAGCTTCTTCGGCGAGGGCCGCGTGGACGCGCTGAAGGCCGTCGGCGGCTCGACCCCGCCGGCCGGCCCGTACTTCGAGAACCTCACGGACTACGCGATCGCGGACAACTCCACCGTCGAGAGCCCGATCACGGTCAGCGGCGTGACGGGCAACGCGCCGGCCACCCTGAAGGTGGGCGTCGACATCAAGCACACCTACATCGGTGACCTGAAGGTCGACCTGGTGGCGCCGGACGGCACCGTGTACACGCTGCACAACCACACCGGCAGCGGTACGGACAACATCGCCCAGACGTACACGGTCAACGCCTCGGCCGAGGTCGCCAACGGCGTCTGGAAGCTCCGGGTGAACGACAACGCGAGCCAGGACACGGGCAGGATCGACGCCTGGAACCTGACCTTCTAG
- a CDS encoding diiron oxygenase — protein sequence MASSTVRPDNEDHDVAARLLLSAAKLSYDPATEVDWDTPLDKGFHGQSPEWNSLYGTAYWNEMTEEQRKELTRQESASVASTGIWFEMILQQMVLRDMYAKDPTDPRFQWALTEIADECRHSIMFARGAQKLGAPAYRPRRAVLELGRAFKTVGFGEAAYAGILVAEEVLDVMQRDWMRDERVVPFVRTINNIHVVEESRHMKFARDETRRRLARAGRARRSFHALVVAIAAYYIVTSLVSPDVYAKAGLDPVRARREAAANEHYKAQMRASCAGLMEFLASARLLTRPALFFYKRANLI from the coding sequence ATGGCAAGCAGCACCGTCCGACCCGACAACGAAGACCACGACGTCGCCGCGCGGCTGCTCCTGTCGGCCGCGAAGCTCTCCTACGACCCCGCCACCGAGGTCGACTGGGACACCCCCCTCGACAAGGGCTTCCACGGCCAGAGCCCGGAGTGGAACAGCCTCTACGGGACCGCCTACTGGAACGAGATGACCGAGGAGCAGCGCAAGGAGCTGACCCGGCAGGAGTCCGCCTCGGTGGCCAGCACCGGCATCTGGTTCGAGATGATCCTCCAGCAGATGGTGCTGCGCGACATGTACGCCAAGGACCCCACCGACCCCCGGTTCCAGTGGGCCCTCACCGAGATCGCCGACGAGTGCCGCCACTCCATCATGTTCGCCCGGGGCGCCCAGAAGCTCGGCGCCCCCGCCTACCGGCCCAGGCGGGCGGTGCTCGAACTCGGCAGGGCCTTCAAGACCGTCGGCTTCGGCGAGGCCGCCTACGCCGGCATCCTCGTCGCCGAGGAGGTCCTCGACGTCATGCAGCGCGACTGGATGCGCGACGAGCGGGTCGTCCCCTTCGTCCGCACGATCAACAACATCCACGTCGTCGAGGAGTCCCGGCACATGAAGTTCGCCCGGGACGAGACGCGCCGCCGCCTGGCCCGCGCCGGCCGGGCCCGCCGCAGTTTCCACGCCCTGGTCGTCGCCATCGCCGCGTACTACATCGTCACCAGCCTGGTCAGCCCCGACGTCTACGCGAAGGCCGGCCTCGACCCGGTGCGCGCCCGGCGCGAGGCCGCCGCCAACGAGCACTACAAGGCGCAGATGCGCGCCAGCTGCGCCGGCCTCATGGAGTTCCTGGCCTCGGCCCGCCTGCTGACCCGGCCCGCGCTCTTCTTCTACAAGCGCGCGAACCTCATCTGA